In Seriola aureovittata isolate HTS-2021-v1 ecotype China chromosome 24, ASM2101889v1, whole genome shotgun sequence, the following proteins share a genomic window:
- the LOC130165546 gene encoding SLIT and NTRK-like protein 1: MLLWIVLLNAALCVASGNVTRDVCKEQICSCNEIEGDLHIDCEKRSFTTLQHLTGPSSQFYHLLLHGNSLSRLFPNEFANFYNAVSLHLENNGLHDIVPGAFLGLQLVKRLHINNNKIRSFRKSTFLGLDDLEYLQADFNLLRDIDPAVFRDLNKLEVLILNDNLISALPINVFQHVPITHLDLRGNRIKTLPYEGILEQIPGIAEVLLEDNPWDCNCDLVSLKEWLENIPHNALIGRVICEAPTRLQGSDLNETSEEDLCPSQSGGVDASLVAPPTQEETSQPVAHGPRPTSCKPSGDASGPPTPGGHGPKSRSKSRENWQLKTKPTPVVTGVNGEREQLHNMTCPQPCNCKLVGSRQGLGVNCEGKKIESLSNLKPKPLAAHELNMRDNNIHAVKKNQLLGYSSLNLLDLGGNNIKVIDNSTFLNQSELRWLYMDKNYLDTLIAEMFVGLVNLEYLSLEYNDIQMIVAGAFGPMPNLRVLFLNNNLLKSLPVDAFLGISLSKISLHNNYFPYLPVAGVLDQLNSIIQIDLHGNPWDCSCNIVPFKQWTEKLGADVIVSDLKCESPEEFWKRDFRYVRNDLMCPKLYDRISPTSLSKNSTFTLDSGTRSNSYLEPNRVSISVLVPGLLLVFVTSAFTVVGMLVFILRNRKRSKRRDGNSSASEINSLQTVCDSSYWHSGPYHADGGAHRGFDCSTHLSTTNDA; encoded by the coding sequence ATGCTGCTTTGGATTGTTCTGCTGAATGCGGCTCTTTGTGTTGCTAGTGGAAATGTTACAAGGGACGTTTGTAAGGAGCAGATATGCTCTTGCAACGAGATAGAGGGAGATCTGCACATAGACTGCGAAAAAAGGAGCTTCACCACTCTGCAGCATTTGACTGGCCCGAGCTCGCAGTTTTACCACTTGCTGTTGCACGGGAATTCTCTATCCAGGCTATTTCCCAACGAGTTCGCCAACTTTTACAATGCTGTGAGCTTGCATTTGGAGAACAATGGTCTGCACGACATTGTCCCCGGCGCCTTTCTGGGGCTGCAGCTGGTGAAAAGGCTGCACATCAATAACAATAAGATAAGATCATTCAGGAAGAGTACATTTCTGGGGTTAGACGACTTGGAATATCTCCAAGCTGATTTCAATCTACTGAGGGATATTGACCCCGCCGTTTTCAGGGACCTAAATAAACTTGAAGTGTTAATACTTAACGACAACCTCATCAGTGCGCTACCTATAAACGTGTTTCAACATGTGCCCATTACGCATCTCGACCTGCGGGGAAACCGAATCAAAACGTTGCCTTATGAGGGGATCCTTGAGCAAATACCGGGCATTGCGGAGGTTTTGTTGGAGGACAACCCATGGGACTGTAACTGCGACCTGGTTTCTCTGAAGGAATGGCTGGAGAACATACCGCATAACGCGCTCATTGGGAGGGTGATATGCGAGGCTCCCACCAGGCTGCAAGGGAGCGACTTAAACGAGACGTCAGAAGAGGATCTGTGCCCTTCACAGAGCGGCGGCGTGGACGCCAGCCTGGTCGCCCCTCCCACCCAGGAGGAGACCTCGCAGCCTGTGGCCCACGGCCCGCGTCCAACGTCTTGCAAGCCCAGCGGAGACGCAAGCGGACCCCCGACGCCTGGTGGCCACGGACCCAAGAGCCGCTCCAAATCTCGTGAGAACTGGCAGCTGAAAACTAAGCCCACTCCAGTGGTGACAGGTGTGAACGGGGAAAGAGAGCAGTTGCACAACATGACGTGCCCCCAGCCGTGCAACTGCAAGCTGGTCGGTTCCAGACAAGGGCTGGGGGTCAACTGTGAGGGCAAAAAGATCGAGAGCTTATCCAACCTCAAGCCTAAGCCCCTGGCCGCTCACGAGTTGAACATGAGAGATAACAACATCCACGCAGTGAAAAAGAATCAGCTGCTCGGCTACTCCAGCCTGAACCTGCTTGATCTGGGTGGGAACAACATTAAGGTGATTGACAACAGCACTTTCCTGAACCAGAGCGAGCTGAGGTGGCTGTACATGGATAAGAACTATCTGGATACGCTGATAGCAGAGATGTTCGTGGGCCTTGTGAATCTGGAATATCTCAGTTTGGAATACAACGACATCCAGATGATAGTGGCAGGTGCGTTCGGCCCCATGCCAAATCTGAGGGTTCTGTTCCTCAACAACAACTTGCTGAAATCGTTACCCGTGGATGCTTTCCTTGGGATTTCTTTATCCAAAATTAGCCTGCATAATAATTATTTCCCCTATCTCCCGGTGGCTGGCGTGTTAGACCAGCTCAACTCAATCATACAGATCGATTTGCACGGGAATCCGTGGGATTGCTCGTGCAACATCGTGCCCTTCAAGCAGTGGACGGAGAAACTCGGGGCCGATGTGATAGTGAGCGATCTCAAGTGCGAGTCCCCTGAAGAGTTTTGGAAACGAGATTTCCGCTACGTCCGGAACGACCTCATGTGTCCCAAACTCTATGACAGAATCTCCCCCACCTCCCTGTCCAAAAACAGCACTTTCACCCTGGACTCGGGGACGCGCTCGAACTCTTATTTGGAGCCGAACAGGGTCTCCATCTCAGTGCTCGTCCCCGGGTTGCTGTTGGTGTTTGTCACGTCCGCTTTCACTGTTGTAGGAatgcttgtgtttattttgcgGAATCGAAAGAGGTCAAAGCGGAGGGACGGGAACTCTTCCGCCTCGGAGATCAATTCCTTACAGACAGTGTGTGACTCGTCTTATTGGCACAGCGGGCCTTATCACGCAGACGGGGGCGCGCACCGGGGCTTCGACTGCAGCACGCACCTCTCCACGACAAACGATGCGTAA